GCCCTCACTGGCGTCCGAAGGCACTCCAATCACCTCAAAATTGTAATCCTGTCCGTCGCGGTTCTGCTGCACGTTAGTAACCTGCACCGTTTTGCCTGCGATGGTGACGGTGGTGCCTGCGTCAGGCAGCCCGCGCGTATCCGAGCGTTTCACCAGTCCCTGTATGGTCACTGCACCACCGCCGCCTCCTCCTCCGCCGCCGCACGAGGCGAAGCACATTCCCAGAAGCACCGCCAGAATGGCAAACAGAAACCGTCTTATCTCTTTCATCGGGTGACCACCATCGGTAAGATTGCCTGTGCAGAGGTTCCGTCCTCGGTTTGCGCGCGGACACGGAGCAGGTATGCGCCAGCTGGCACAGCGACGCCGCCACCGTCTCGCCCATCCCACACGAGCGACTGCATACCCGCACGCGAGGGTCTACCTTGCTGTAACAGCCGAACCGGTGTGCCGGAGGCGTTGAGCACTTCCGCCATCACCTGCGCGTCGGCAGAGAGGCTGAAGCTAATGGTGACCGCCCCGCCGCGCGTGCGTTGTGCCCGCAGACCCACGATGCGCAAACTACCCTCTGCCTGCGGTTCCGCTACGAGTTGCAGCTGGCGCGTGCCGGAGGCATCTGTTCGCAGAGTGATGGAGGATACCGTGCGCAGGTTGTACCGCCTGCCAGAGACCGCATCTACTAGTATAAGGCGTAGGCGCTTTGGCACCGGGCGCAGGTCGCTCCACGTCAGCGTCACGTCCATTTCGGGAGCGGGAGTGCGTATCTGCAGGTTCCATGCGGTTTTCGTGTTGTCCCCGCGTACGTCCACCGCGTAGCGACCGGCGTAAGCACCCCAGTCTGTATTCTGGATGCTGAAGCCCAGCATCTGCTCGAACGCAGGCGGCGACTCACGGTCGAAGGCGGGGTCGAAGCCCGTGCTGGCAGTGCGAGACTGTCCCACCTGCACCCTCCCGAAGGAGCCTCCTGCGGTGGCGGTCAGCGTGACCAGCCAGTCGGGCTGGGGCATCTCCATGCGGGTCACGGTATTGCGGGTGCGAGTGGCAGGCGCAGGGAAAGTGAGCGTCACGCCCTCCGCCACCAGCACGCGCAGCCAGTAACCCTCCCACGGCTGCAGAGTGGTCGCCGGTTCGTAGCTGTTGTTCGTCGGGTTGTAGCGCCAGATGGTTCCGCCCACCCAGCCTTTGCTCACCGCCGTGGCGAAGGGCACCGGGTCATTCAGCAGGTATTGAACTTCGATATCCGCCACGTCCACCGGCGTGGTGAATGGGTTGCCAATCTGGTTCCATCCGAAGGTGGTGGCGATGGTGAAGTTTTGGTCGGAGCGCGGTGTGACGCCGCGAATATCCGCGATGATGTTACTGCGCAGTTTCACCCAGTATCCCACGCCTGGTCGGAAGGGCGGCGCGGTGGGATAGAGCAGATACTTGTTTTCGCCCGGAGTGTCCTGTCTCCAGTGAGCCAGTAACAGCTGACTGCGTGCCAACCCTAGTGCGTCCGCGTTGTCGGTGGCGAAGGGCAGAATGGGCAGGGAAATCATCTGTAGCCCCGCGGAGAAGCTGTGCGTTAGCGTCTGTGCGCTGTCGGAAGCCTCCAGCACCAGCACTGCCTCCTGATAGCCCAGATTCACCCGCCGTGTTGCCACCGTGTTGCCGCTTGTGTCCTTGATGGTGACGGTGTATCTGGCGGGTTGTTCAAAGGCGGGTGCAGGCAGATTGACGCCGAATCCACCCTGTGCCAGCGCGGCGCTTCCTTCCACGCCCAGACTGTTGCGGATATGCACCGTCCCGGAGTCCAGCCCCAGCACCGTTGCGTACAGGTTGTTTGGATTCGTTTTGGTGCCACCGTAGCCCGACGCATAGGGGATGCGCAGATGCAGTCCTTCCAGTGGCAGGTCGATAAGCACTCTCTGCGCCCCGCCGATGTTGATGAACAGCGGCGCGACCGTGCCCTCTCCGTCCACGATGTCGATGCGTTCGTACTGCGCGCCCAGGAACAGGCGGTTTTGCTGGTTGTAGTCCCAGTAGACAGGATAGCACACGCCACTGAGGGGTATCTCATCTCCGTCGGCGGTGGTTCGATAGTACATCAGCACCATCGAGATTCCGGGGTTGTCCTGTCCCTCGTCGGCACGGTCTGGGACGACCCATGCGTAAATCTTTCTCCCGAAAGAGACGCTGGTGTCCAGCACATACTGTCGCTCGTACCAGAGGTCAAAGGGCAGACCTTCCACGGTGCCTCCGTTCGACAGCACGCTGGCAGCAATCGCCTTCAGTCGCGGAATGTCGCCGCGGAGCTTAATCGGCTCGTTCGGATTGTACTGGGCGTAGTACTGCGCATTGAACTTCTTGAAGAAGTCGGGGTCTTCCAGATACACCTTGAGCCATGCCGAGCCTGCCATCTGCATCCGCGGCAGATACATCCCGCCCAGCGAGCCTGGGCTGATAGGAAGCTGTTTCAGCGAAGGGGCAATGAAAACGTTGTTGCCCAGAGCGGGCTGGTTCAGCAGGTCGTAGAAGGGAAGGGCATGGAAATTCGGGTCGGTCTTGAAGAAGCCATCCGGATCGGGGATGCCCAGCAATTGGGCAACGCGATGCGCCACCACGAGAGTCATCGCCCGCGCAAAGCCCTCCTCCCACGCATCGTAGTCAAAAATCAGGGGTCCATGGAAGGCATGAATCAACACATGCACCAGATTGATGACCACAGAGTTCTGGCTATTATAAACGGGGAACAGTATCTCGTTCGTGGAGGCGTCAAAAATGCCGCCTGCCACCGCGTCGCGGTCGCCGATTTGCAAGTCGTAGTTGACAACCTTGACTGTGCCGCTAATGGCTGGCTTGCCGTACACCTCTTCGATAACTGGCACGGCTGTATCGATGACTCGCCGCAGAAATGCCTCCTGCGTCGCGTTCCACCCCTCAAAGGTAAATGATAGCGTGCCGTTGCCGTAGCGGGTACGTGGCGGTGTGATAATCCTGCCGTTTTCGCGCAATACGACCAGCGTATCGATAGCGATTTGGGCATCTTTGGGCAGCACGCCGCGCTGCTTCCAACGCCGCACCTGTTGTGCCATCAACCGCACCTGTTCGCGTTGCACTGGCACCGCTTTCTGCAAAACTAGCTGACGTAGCCCGGCGGCACTGCGCGTGCCAGCGGGGACATCGATGACCAGCGCGCTCTGCGGTCCGTCCGAGCGCGTGTTGAAGGGCACATTGACCACGTTGCGATAAGGTGCACTCCACGCAGATGCCGCTGCGAGCAGGCACAGTGCAACAGACCATATTCTCATTGCCAGCAGAACTCCTTCATGGTCGATATGTGAACTTCCAGAGCGGGCTGATACTGCGCGCCAGCCCGTCCGACGAGAACGCCACCACCACCCAGTAGTAAGTCTGCCCCGGCTGCAGGGCGGGACCGGTATACACCGTGCTGTTGTTCGGGTGATTGACGCGGCTGTTGCCGGGGTTGTTCAGGTCGGCGGGCCACAGGGGGTCGCGGTTAATGTCGGGGAAGCCTTCAAAGACGATAACCTGATAGTAGGCTGCGCCGTCCAGCCTGTCCCAGCGCAAAGTCGGTGTAGACGTGGTGATGGTCGCGCCGTGCTGAGGCGAAGAGAAGGTGCTCATGGGTGCGAGCGGGGTGGCACTGGCGTTGTTCGAGGGACTGCTCGCCCCCGCGCCCGTGTCGGGGTCAAAATTGGCTCCTACCGCGACGACCTGATAGTAGTAAGTGACGCGAGGGGTCAGCTGCACGTCCAGGTCAGCGAACAGGTCTGCCAGCGGGTCGCGCAGGAAGGCAATGGCGTTGTCGGGAACGGAGGCGGGGTTCGCCGAGCGCGCGCGGTAGATACCATAGCCCAGCCGTCGGCTATCCTCCACATAGTCCCATGTCAGGTCTATCTCAATGAACGAGCCAGCGGGAGTCAAACGGCTGAGGGCACGTCGCTGCGCCCGCTTGGGGTCTATCAGGCGTTTAATGGCTTCCAGCGCATTCGCCATTTCGGGGGAGGCGGCACGAGTGACACCGCGCGGCTGTGTCCACACCACCGCATCCAGATTCTGTGGAGTAGCAGGGATCACTCCGGATGCCACCTGCAACGCGAACGAGACGGCAGTAATCTGCCCTGCTACCACCGACGCCGTCTTCCTGTCGTTCAGAAAGCCGGGCGAGGAAGCCACCACCGGGTAGTCGTATCCTCCGCGCAAACCGTCGATACGATAATAGCCGCTTTTATCGGTAACAGCCATGGCGGAGGTCAGTGGGCCCGCAGCGAAGACCCGCGCTCCTTCAATGCGCCCCCCGTAGGGGTCTAACACAAAACCTTCGATGGAACCCTGTAAATTCGCTGGGCTGAGTAAGATGTTAGCATTGCGCGTGGTATCGTCACCGAAGACCTGTACCAGCGCGACGCCCGTCCAGTCCTGATTGCCGATGCGGGCACGGGCACGCACGTTCTTGAAACCCTCTGGCACATCGATCAACAGGTACGTGCCGTTGGTATTGGTGAATGTCTCTCCCGCTCCGTCCACCCACACCCGTGCGCCAACTACCGGGTCGCCGTTAATGTCGGTAACGGTGCCAGCGATACTGCCCCGGTTGACCTCTTTGCCGCCGCAGGCGGTCAGCCAAAACGCCAGCACACCGACGGCAAATAACTGCCAGAACGCCCCCGTTCGCATCGTGTCTCCCTCAGTTTCAAAAAGTGACTGTGCTTATCATATCAACAGACGGTTCCGGTGTCAACGCGGTTATCCTGTACTGCATCACGCCGAGCCTCACCACCGGCATCTTTCGCTCTCCATCCGTTAGAAGAGAGTAACTCGCAGCAATAGGAACCGTTGCGCGACCTTTGCCCCTTCTATGGGCAAGAGGTTGTTGAGTGACTCGCATAACGCCCCGCCCTCCCGCTACACTCGCTCAGCCAGCCCCTTCAGTCGCCGTTCGATCTCATCGCGTACCTCTCGGAAAATTTCCAGCACTTCTTCCGGCGTGCCGGTTGCGCGGGCGGGGTCAGGCAAACCCCAGTGCTCGGTCGTACGCGCGCCGGGGAAAGTGGGACACTCTTCTGCCGCCTCACCGCACAGGGTCACCACGACATCCACCGGTCGGGGAACATCGCTGATGGTCTTCGGGTATTGGGTGGAGATATCGACACCCTTCTCCGCCATGACCTGTACGGCGAGAGGATGTACACGCTCGGCAGGACGTGTGCCTGCGCTCCAGATGTCCCACCCTTTCAGTAACTGGCGGGCAAATCCCTCCGCCATCTGGCTGCGGCACGAGTTGCCGGTGCATAGGAAGAGAATCCTCAACACGTATCCTCCTGCTCAAAGTGTTCATTAAGAGGATACCACGAAGCACACCCCAAAATACCAGTTTCACCGATTGCGGGGAATGTGGTGCTAAAAAATCTCTTGCACAAATTATGTTAGGATGTTATAATACCGTTGGTGACGAGGAATATCGAAAGGCTCACATGCGGGCTGTTCACAGATTTACGTCGGGCCGATGTGAGTAACCGATAACGCAAGGAGGGTCAAAAAGTGAACGCGAAGAGACGCCTGCGACGGGCATTCACGCTCATCGAACTACTTGTTGTGATTGCGATTATCGCCATCCTGGCAGCGATACTGTTCCCTGTGTTCGCGAAGGCACGCGATAAGGCGCGGCAAACGCAATGCATCTCCAATCTCAACCAGATTGGCAAATCCTTCCGCATGTACAGCCAGGACTACGACATGTACATGCCTCCGACTGCGGTGAGCACCATTCCGGACTCTCCTATCTGGAGTGCCATGGTGGCGCCGTACATCAAGAACACGGGTCTGTTCCGATGCCCGTCGGATGGTACTGGCAGGTATGTGGAGACGTACGCCGAGCGAGGCTGGCTGCCCTACGGATACAACCGCGAGTGGGCGCCCTTTATCCCCTCTCGCAACGAGCTGGACTGGGTGGTGCAGCTGAGCCGCGTGGTTCAGCCATCGATGGTGGTGCTGGTGACCGACAGTGTGCCGGGCGATGTCGCGCAGGGCTTTGTCGGCTACATTGTGCGTGGCAATGCACAGCCTACCCCCATTAACAACAAGGCTGGTTTCGCGGCGCGCCATTCGGACGGGGTAAACATCGCGTTCGCGGACGGGCATTCCAAATGGTACAAGGCGGAGGCAGTGGTTCCCCAGCCGCTGTCTGCGCTGAACAACACGCCCGCTGGAGTACGTTGGGACCCCATCGACTACTATTCGAGCACGAACTAAAGGAGGGCGCCATGTTACGACGAATTCGCGCTTTCACGCTCATCGAGCTTCTTGTGGTGATAGCCATCATCATCATCCTCGCGGCGATACTGTTCCCCGTATTTGAGCGTGCGCGGGAGAAGGCAAACCAGGCGGCATGTCTATCGCACATGAAGCAGCTGGGTCTGGCGCTGATGATGTACGCCGAAGACTACGATGAGACCCTGCCATGGTCGTGGGGTATGCCGGGAAACGAGTATCCCCTTAGCCCTCCGAACATTGCCCCCACCTGGGCAGAGCTGATTTACCCGTATACCAAGAACCTCGGCGTTTTCGGCTGTCCGGCGAATCTGCCCAACTTCGCGGAGTACCGCAAGAGATGCCAGAGAGGCTGGTTTGCCTGCCTGAATCAAACCGAACTGCGCCGACGCTACTCACTGTATGGCGCGCGCAGCTATTCGGCAAACGCCTACGTACTGGGCTGGCTGGGTGCTAATCCGAATGGCGCTCATGGACCCGGAACGGTGCGTTCTCTCGCCGCTATTCCACAACCCGCGCAAGCCATCGCCATCACCGAGTCCATTTCCTTTGGCACGGTGATGCGTTTGCCCACAGGCGCCACGCCCGCGCCGGATATGCACTGGTGGTGGGCAATCTCGGATGAGTGCTGGGCGAGGACGGAAATGCAGTACACCCAGGAGACCGCTGCCTGGTCCAGCCTGCTGTTGCATAACGACGGTGCGAACTACGTGATGGCGGATGGGCACGCCAAGTGGTATCGCCCCTCGCAGACTCTGGCTGCTCTGGAGGTGGTGAACGGGCAACCGAAGGGCAACCTCTGGCAGTGGGACCACGCGCCCGCTGCACGTTGTCGGTAGTCAGGCAGGAGGAGACGCTGCCGCGGCGCAAATCCGTCCGCACAACGGGTGGTGCGATGCCCGGCGTCCCTCCGGCCGGTTGAGATAGATAAATCTATTCAGTAAAGGAGGGTTCGAACACATGAAAGCACGCTGGCTCGTGCTGCTGGCGTTGCCACTGGTATTGTGGGCGACGACCAGCGCGCAGGACAACCTCGATTCACCGTGGGGCGTGAAAAACGCCGACCTCTTCGCTACCAACTCATACACCGTCGACTGGCTGTTCGCGAGTGGGGGAGTAGTAGACAGCCCGGTCGACATCGCGCCCTTTGCTATCCGCCCGGGCGGACACTATGAGGTGCAGACGGTTTTCGACTCGGAGGGCAACCTTTACTTCCGCGGTAGCATCGGCGGAGACGCTCCCAACAACAGTGTGCGTATCTACTCGTTCACCGCAGAGGGAGTGTTCCGCTGGAAGTCCGACAACATCTTTGGCAACTGGCCGGGAGTATCTCCAATTGTCGGGCACAATGCAGTGTACGGCATCGGTGCGGAATACGGAAAGACAGGCACGGGAAGTCCACCGGTGGTGGCTGCTCTGGACAAGAACACCGGCGCCACGCTGTGGTCAACGGTGTTGCCGGAGGGACAGCCCGGCTACGCGGCTACCCTGTACAACGGAGTGCTGTACGTTGCCACCCGAGACTACCTGCGCTCCACCGGCGAGGAAGACATCCCCACGGTGACCATCTACGCGATTAACGCGGCGAATGGAAATATTACCCGCCGATACGATGTGACGGTTTCTCAGGGCGGCTGGACGGCAACCCCGCGCACCTCGCTGACCCTTGTTCCCAACGCATTCGGGGCAGGGGTGCATGGGCTGTACTTCACGGTCGACCGTGGCGGAGGTGACCCGAACGCTCCCACGGTGTTCGGCATTAACCTCGCCACAGGAAACTACTGGGCGACCCCAGCGGGCAAGGCTTTCCATAGCCACATCATCTACTCGTCGGTCACCAATGAGCTCATCAAGGTCTCGTGGAGTGACTACGGGCAGACCATCGCCACGTTTGACCCCGTTACCGGTACAAAGAAGCACCAGTCCAACTGGAGAGACGTGTCGATGATTGATCCGTTGCAGTCTCTGGAGTCCAGCGGCTCGTGGTTGTGGAGCAATATCGGTGGACACGGCTATGCGGATACCTCTGCGCTGTTGCCGGACGGTACCTCAGTGATTACGGCGGGCTTCGGCGGAATCGTCACGCTATATACCCGCGACGAGTCCGGCGCGTATACCGGTCGCATTCTGACGCAGGGGGCAGCACACTGGGGCGAGTTTCACAACGTGGCGCAACTGATCGTGCCCCGACTTCCCAGCAGTTCCCCTCTCAACAGTGTGAACCCCATCTGGCTCACAGCCACCCGTACCGAACGGTCTGAGACAGGGCAGACCTCAATGGTGGTCGCAGTGGATGCGGTGACCGGTCAGGTGCTGTGGCAATACGATACGGGGCGCGGAAGCCACGTGGACTTGCGCGGCTGCGCCGTGATGGGTCCCAGTGGCTATGTCTATTACATGACGCCTGACGGTATCCTGCACATTCTCAAGCCAGCGCCTGCGCCGCAGATCGACGGACTGGTGGAGATGCCGGGCTATGTGGGACCGATAAACACCGGTAGCGGCGACGGGCTGTACACGGCGGCCATACCGCTGACGCTGGAGTTCCGTCAGCCAGGGACTCAGAACGTGCTGTTCCGCAAGACGGTAGCGCTTTCCGTGCCTCAGCTGGATGGCGGAATCGCCTCCTTCAAGCTGAATAACGTCCCTGCAGGAACGTACGACATTGCTGCCAAAGAGTACATTCAGTTCTTCCCGTGGGACGGCGGCAGGACTTTCAAGTTCACACGCACCCTGCGTGCGCTGGCGACGGACGTGGTCGTTCCTGCGAACGGCACGGGCAGCGTCACGGTTTCACTCACCATGCTGGCAGGCGATGCCGACGATGACAACGAAGTCACACTGTTTGACTTCGGGCTGCTCGTGCAGGCATTCGGCACGGTGCGCGGAGACAGCGGCTGGAGCCAGAAGGTGGACTTCGACGGGGATGAGGAGATCACGCTGTTCGACTTCGGCATCCTGGTGCGCAACTTCGGACTAGTTGGTGAGGAATGACGCGGTTCTTCCAAACTGCCCCTCTCCCGCCGTGCGGGAGAGGGGTTTTTGCTTACAGCCTTTGCTGGAGGGATTGTTGTTCCAGCACGGACAGTCGCTCTTCCAGCCGTTCTATTTTCTCGCGCAGAGCAGATAGGGAGTTGTCGGAGGATAGCACAAACTGCGTGCTTGTCTCACGCAGCTGTTGGAACTGCTGGCGAAGGGCTTCTATCTCCTTCCGCAATGCCTCGGTGCCTTGCGTTTGCGCCTGCAACTTCATCCGCTCGAGCTTGACCTTGTGCGAATAGTGGCTGATAATCCACAGCACCGGCACCACGAACGCCAGCAACCCCATGCCGCCGAGAAACACCCCAAATCCCATCGCAACCATGTCCCAGCCGCTCATCGCAGGTCTCCTTATAGCTGTCGCCGAGCCTGAACGGATTCGATGGCATTGACTCTATCTTCCAGACTCTCCAGCCGACGTTCAATTCGCTGAAGGGCATCTTCGAAGGTCAGCGCATACTGCGTGCTGGTTTCCCGCACCTGGGCCAGCTCCTCGCGTATTTGACCAAAGGCTTTGTCGGTTTTTTCCTGGCGTAATCGCTCGCGTGCCAGCTGATATCGCGTCCACATGGCAAAAAAGGGTGTCCCAAATATCAGCACCACTGTGACCAGACCGATTAGCTCTCCCATTTTTCTCTCACCTCATTACCTGTTGCGATTGCTGTTGCTCCAGCTGCGCCACGCGGTTCTCCAAATCGTCCAGCTTGCGCTCGATGCGCTGCAGGGTTTGATCCAGCGCGAGGTCATACTGGGTCGTGGTTTCGCGCAGCTCCTCCAGCATCTTGCGCAGTTCGGCTGTGGCGGTAGCCTCTTGCGAACCCAACACCTTCGCCCGTTCAATCTGGTATCGGGCCATCGAGTTCAAGATGAGGGCAAGGAGCAACAGTATCGGAATCGATAGTGCCAGTATCTCTGCCATGTCTATCCCACCTTTTCCAGCGCTTCTGGCAGGCTAATGTCTCCTGTAAAGAGTGCTTTGCCGATAATCGCCCCCTCCACCCCTGTCTTCTTTAGTGCCAGCAGGTCATCCGGGGTAGAGACGCCGCCCGATGCGATAATCGGTACGCCCGCGTCACGCACCAACGTCGCCATTAACTCCAGATTCGGTCCCTGCAGAGTTCCATCGCGCGAAATATCGGTGACAATCACGCGCCGTGCGCCGCGCTGCACCATCTCGCGAATCAACTCCAACGCATGTATCTCGGTCTGTTCCTGCCAGCCGTGCACTGCCACCTTGCCGTGTCGCACGTCCACTCCCAGTGCGATGCGCTCGCCCCAGTCCGCAAACATCCGCTGTGCAAACTCCGGGGCGACAATGGCGACACTGCCCAGCACCACACGTTCCGCCCCGGCCTCAAACGCCTTCCGCACCGCTTGCTCATCGCGCAAACCACCACCAAACTGCACAGGGATGCGTACGGCGTCCACGATGCGGTCGAGGATATCCAGTTGCCGCGGAGTGCCTTCGCGTGCGCCATCCAAATCCACGACGTGCAGCCACCGTGCGCCCTCTGCCTGCCAGCGGAGTGCGACCTGCACGGGGTCATCACTGTACACCGTTTCCGCGTCGAACTGCCCTTGCAACAGGCGCACACACCGCCCACCGCGAAGGTCTATGGCTGGGTAGAGTTCCATTTTATACTATTTGACCCGTCTGCGTTCTTAAAGTTTCTGAGGAAGAAATCAATTTTTGTCATGCTCATATTATCATATTTGAATGCAGAATGCAAAATATTCGAGAAACCTCCCCGACTTCCGGCGCGGCACGAGCCTATTGCTCTGCGAAGTTACGCAAAATGCGCAAGCCCACCGCGCTGCTTTTCTCCGGGTGGAACTGCACCGCCCGAACGTTCCCCGACCTCACCGCGCAACAGAAGGGTATGCCGTAATCGGACACTGCGGTGACTAATCCCTCCTCTTGGGGAGTGGGAAAGTAGGAGTGTACAAAATACACATGCGAACCTTCGTCTATTCCCTCAAAGAGGGTATCGCGTCGCGTAAAGTGCAAAGCGTTCCACCCGATGTGAGGTACCTTCAACGGCTTGCCCTGCCCATCGGTCAGACCTTCGGGGAAGCGCACCACTTTGCCCCTCAGAATGCCCAGCCCGCGCTCTGGTTCTGCGCTGCGTGTTTCCTCGCTGACCTCAAACAGCAGCTGAAGCCCCAGGCATATTCCCAGAAACGGCTTGCCGGTTGCGATGAACTCGCGGATGGCGACATCCAGCCCGGC
This sequence is a window from Bacillota bacterium. Protein-coding genes within it:
- the hisA gene encoding 1-(5-phosphoribosyl)-5-[(5-phosphoribosylamino)methylideneamino]imidazole-4-carboxamide isomerase; protein product: MELYPAIDLRGGRCVRLLQGQFDAETVYSDDPVQVALRWQAEGARWLHVVDLDGAREGTPRQLDILDRIVDAVRIPVQFGGGLRDEQAVRKAFEAGAERVVLGSVAIVAPEFAQRMFADWGERIALGVDVRHGKVAVHGWQEQTEIHALELIREMVQRGARRVIVTDISRDGTLQGPNLELMATLVRDAGVPIIASGGVSTPDDLLALKKTGVEGAIIGKALFTGDISLPEALEKVG
- the hisH gene encoding imidazole glycerol phosphate synthase subunit HisH, which gives rise to MIAIVDYGMGNLRSVQKALQKLGYDAQITSDAETVLRADRVILPGVGAFGAAMENLRRAGLDVAIREFIATGKPFLGICLGLQLLFEVSEETRSAEPERGLGILRGKVVRFPEGLTDGQGKPLKVPHIGWNALHFTRRDTLFEGIDEGSHVYFVHSYFPTPQEEGLVTAVSDYGIPFCCAVRSGNVRAVQFHPEKSSAVGLRILRNFAEQ
- a CDS encoding DUF1559 domain-containing protein; its protein translation is MNAKRRLRRAFTLIELLVVIAIIAILAAILFPVFAKARDKARQTQCISNLNQIGKSFRMYSQDYDMYMPPTAVSTIPDSPIWSAMVAPYIKNTGLFRCPSDGTGRYVETYAERGWLPYGYNREWAPFIPSRNELDWVVQLSRVVQPSMVVLVTDSVPGDVAQGFVGYIVRGNAQPTPINNKAGFAARHSDGVNIAFADGHSKWYKAEAVVPQPLSALNNTPAGVRWDPIDYYSSTN
- a CDS encoding carboxypeptidase-like regulatory domain-containing protein yields the protein MRTGAFWQLFAVGVLAFWLTACGGKEVNRGSIAGTVTDINGDPVVGARVWVDGAGETFTNTNGTYLLIDVPEGFKNVRARARIGNQDWTGVALVQVFGDDTTRNANILLSPANLQGSIEGFVLDPYGGRIEGARVFAAGPLTSAMAVTDKSGYYRIDGLRGGYDYPVVASSPGFLNDRKTASVVAGQITAVSFALQVASGVIPATPQNLDAVVWTQPRGVTRAASPEMANALEAIKRLIDPKRAQRRALSRLTPAGSFIEIDLTWDYVEDSRRLGYGIYRARSANPASVPDNAIAFLRDPLADLFADLDVQLTPRVTYYYQVVAVGANFDPDTGAGASSPSNNASATPLAPMSTFSSPQHGATITTSTPTLRWDRLDGAAYYQVIVFEGFPDINRDPLWPADLNNPGNSRVNHPNNSTVYTGPALQPGQTYYWVVVAFSSDGLARSISPLWKFTYRP
- a CDS encoding arsenate reductase ArsC, giving the protein MLRILFLCTGNSCRSQMAEGFARQLLKGWDIWSAGTRPAERVHPLAVQVMAEKGVDISTQYPKTISDVPRPVDVVVTLCGEAAEECPTFPGARTTEHWGLPDPARATGTPEEVLEIFREVRDEIERRLKGLAERV
- a CDS encoding DUF1559 domain-containing protein, with amino-acid sequence MLRRIRAFTLIELLVVIAIIIILAAILFPVFERAREKANQAACLSHMKQLGLALMMYAEDYDETLPWSWGMPGNEYPLSPPNIAPTWAELIYPYTKNLGVFGCPANLPNFAEYRKRCQRGWFACLNQTELRRRYSLYGARSYSANAYVLGWLGANPNGAHGPGTVRSLAAIPQPAQAIAITESISFGTVMRLPTGATPAPDMHWWWAISDECWARTEMQYTQETAAWSSLLLHNDGANYVMADGHAKWYRPSQTLAALEVVNGQPKGNLWQWDHAPAARCR